One window from the genome of Variovorax sp. PAMC26660 encodes:
- a CDS encoding Bug family tripartite tricarboxylate transporter substrate binding protein: MNRIPTFVLAAALAGSAPGFAQDFSRRPITMVVPAPAGGASDAIARSLADTMGKALGQIVIVDNKPGASGMLATQLVARAPADGYTLLVTHTTPIYYAHYTFAKVPYDVRRDLAFVTHICDASLVLAVHKDVPARNMTEFIAWAKTRKGHVSYGSYGVGSSGHLMSSYLSESRQLGMSHVPYKGEAPMIQDLVGGHIPWAFATAGSLSPHFMSGQLRPLAVVGEQRLDDLPGVPTLIEAGFRDPEFKIIGGLTMMVPAGTPAPVLARLEKEARAAIQTAQLKARFQVFGLIGVGNSAKEAREGFEASGPVIEKLVRISGARMD; the protein is encoded by the coding sequence ATGAACCGCATCCCGACCTTCGTGCTTGCCGCCGCCCTGGCGGGGAGCGCGCCCGGCTTCGCCCAGGACTTTTCCAGGCGGCCCATCACCATGGTCGTGCCTGCGCCCGCCGGCGGCGCCTCCGATGCGATCGCGCGATCGCTCGCCGACACGATGGGCAAGGCGCTGGGGCAGATCGTCATCGTCGACAACAAACCCGGCGCGTCGGGCATGCTGGCCACGCAGCTCGTCGCGCGTGCACCGGCCGACGGCTACACCCTGCTGGTGACGCACACCACACCGATCTACTACGCGCACTACACGTTCGCGAAGGTGCCCTACGACGTGCGCCGCGACCTCGCATTCGTGACGCACATCTGCGATGCGAGCCTGGTACTGGCTGTGCACAAGGACGTGCCTGCCAGGAACATGACGGAGTTCATTGCATGGGCCAAGACCAGAAAAGGCCATGTCAGCTACGGGTCCTACGGGGTGGGCTCCTCGGGGCATCTGATGAGCTCCTACCTCAGCGAATCGCGCCAGCTCGGCATGTCCCATGTGCCTTACAAGGGAGAGGCACCGATGATCCAGGACCTCGTGGGCGGCCACATCCCATGGGCCTTCGCCACGGCCGGCTCCCTGTCGCCGCACTTCATGAGCGGCCAACTGCGGCCGCTGGCCGTGGTGGGTGAGCAGCGGCTCGACGACCTGCCGGGCGTGCCGACGCTGATCGAGGCCGGCTTTCGCGACCCGGAATTCAAGATCATCGGCGGGCTGACCATGATGGTCCCCGCCGGCACGCCTGCGCCCGTGCTCGCCCGCCTGGAGAAAGAGGCGCGCGCCGCGATCCAGACCGCGCAGCTCAAGGCGCGCTTTCAGGTCTTCGGCCTGATCGGAGTCGGCAACAGCGCCAAAGAGGCACGTGAGGGCTTCGAGGCCAGTGGGCCGGTCATCGAGAAGCTGGTGCGGATCTCGGGCGCACGGATGGACTGA
- a CDS encoding acyl-CoA dehydrogenase family protein, with protein sequence MEVNRTVFREDHEMLRPSARRFFERECVPRQAAWDKAGMVDRETWRKAGREGLLCVTVPAEYGGGGGDFGHAAIVLEEVHRAGVSGAGFSLHSDIVAPYIVRLGTEAQKQQWLPGICRGEKILAVAITEPGGGSDVKAIRTTAVRDGDDYVINGSKIFISNGLSCDMVLLVCKTDPAAGAKGVSLIMVEADRAGFRRGRKLDKVGQPAADTAELFFDNLRVPVANRLGEENQGFAYLMQELAQERLIIALYAAVALERLLGLTLEYVKDRRAFNQTVWDFQNTKFKLADVKAQSVAVRTMVDYYLGEHLRRKLSVQEAAIAKMYATEALWKCLDDMVQLHGGYGYMLEYPIARAFTDYRVSRVVGGANEVMRDLIARKL encoded by the coding sequence GTGGAAGTGAATCGCACGGTCTTTCGCGAAGACCACGAAATGCTCAGGCCCAGCGCGCGGCGGTTCTTTGAACGCGAGTGCGTGCCGCGCCAGGCCGCGTGGGACAAGGCCGGCATGGTCGACCGCGAGACCTGGCGCAAGGCCGGTCGCGAAGGCCTGCTTTGCGTGACGGTGCCTGCCGAATACGGCGGCGGTGGCGGCGACTTCGGCCATGCGGCCATCGTTCTCGAAGAAGTGCACCGCGCGGGTGTGTCGGGCGCGGGGTTCTCGCTGCACTCCGACATCGTCGCGCCCTACATCGTGCGGCTTGGCACCGAGGCGCAAAAGCAGCAGTGGCTGCCGGGCATCTGCCGCGGCGAGAAGATCCTGGCGGTGGCGATCACCGAGCCGGGTGGCGGCTCCGACGTGAAGGCGATCCGCACCACCGCCGTGCGCGACGGTGATGACTACGTCATCAACGGCAGCAAGATCTTCATCAGCAACGGCCTGAGCTGCGACATGGTGTTGCTGGTGTGCAAGACCGATCCGGCCGCCGGCGCCAAGGGCGTGAGCCTGATCATGGTCGAGGCCGACCGCGCGGGCTTTCGCCGGGGCCGCAAGCTCGACAAGGTGGGCCAGCCAGCGGCCGACACCGCCGAGCTGTTCTTCGACAACCTGCGCGTTCCGGTTGCCAACCGCCTGGGCGAAGAGAACCAGGGCTTCGCCTACCTGATGCAGGAGCTGGCGCAGGAGCGTTTGATCATCGCCCTGTACGCGGCCGTTGCGCTGGAGCGCCTGCTCGGCCTCACGCTCGAATACGTGAAGGACCGCCGGGCCTTCAACCAGACCGTGTGGGACTTCCAGAACACCAAGTTCAAGCTGGCCGACGTCAAGGCGCAGTCGGTGGCCGTGCGCACGATGGTCGACTACTACCTGGGTGAACACCTGCGCCGCAAGCTCAGCGTGCAGGAGGCCGCCATTGCCAAGATGTACGCCACGGAGGCTCTGTGGAAGTGCCTGGACGACATGGTGCAGCTGCACGGCGGCTACGGCTACATGCTGGAGTACCCCATTGCACGCGCCTTCACCGACTACCGCGTCTCGCGCGTGGTGGGCGGCGCCAACGAGGTCATGCGCGACCTCATCGCACGCAAGCTGTGA
- a CDS encoding lipid-transfer protein, with protein MSEKVLVGGVGMIPFSKPGASPSYTDMGADAVRRALADAGIGYELVQQAYVGYVYGDSTCGQTALYEVGLTGIPVVNVNNNCSTGSTALYLARQAVALGDADCVLALGFEQMQAGALKSHWDDRPRTRARVAHIVSDLTADVADLPQALRTFGGAGREHMQKYGTKMETFAAIRAKASRHAAGNPLALFRNVLSTEDVMNDKVMWPGVMTRLMACPPTCGAAAALIVSEKFAKKHGLRSDVQILAQAMTTDPVASFDPPSMISYAGFHMAQAAAHKVYEKAGVDPKDIRVCELHDCFAQNELLTYEALGLCPVGEGEKFVEDGDNTYGGRVVTNPSGGLLSKGHPLGATGLAQCYELTHQLRGTADQRQVDGVTLALQHNLGLGGACVVTLYGRN; from the coding sequence ATGAGTGAAAAAGTCCTGGTCGGCGGCGTCGGCATGATCCCGTTTTCCAAACCCGGCGCGAGCCCGAGCTACACCGACATGGGGGCCGACGCGGTGCGCCGCGCACTGGCCGACGCCGGCATCGGCTACGAGCTGGTGCAGCAGGCGTATGTGGGCTACGTGTACGGCGACTCGACCTGCGGGCAGACCGCGCTGTATGAAGTCGGGCTCACCGGCATTCCGGTCGTCAACGTCAACAACAACTGCTCGACCGGCTCGACCGCGCTCTACCTGGCGCGCCAGGCCGTGGCGCTCGGCGACGCCGACTGCGTGCTGGCACTGGGCTTCGAGCAGATGCAGGCCGGTGCGCTCAAGTCGCATTGGGACGACCGGCCGCGCACGCGCGCACGCGTCGCGCACATCGTCAGCGACCTCACGGCCGACGTGGCCGACTTGCCGCAGGCCCTGCGCACCTTCGGCGGGGCGGGCCGCGAACACATGCAGAAGTACGGCACGAAGATGGAAACCTTCGCCGCCATCCGCGCCAAGGCCAGCCGGCATGCGGCCGGCAATCCGCTGGCGCTTTTCAGGAACGTCCTCAGCACCGAGGACGTGATGAACGACAAGGTGATGTGGCCCGGCGTGATGACGCGCCTGATGGCCTGCCCGCCGACTTGCGGCGCGGCCGCCGCGCTGATCGTGTCCGAGAAGTTCGCGAAAAAGCACGGCCTGCGCAGCGACGTGCAGATCCTGGCGCAGGCGATGACCACCGATCCGGTGGCGTCCTTCGATCCGCCGTCGATGATCAGCTACGCCGGCTTCCACATGGCGCAGGCGGCGGCGCACAAGGTCTACGAGAAGGCCGGCGTCGACCCCAAGGACATCCGTGTCTGCGAGCTGCACGACTGCTTTGCCCAGAACGAACTGCTGACCTACGAGGCGCTGGGCCTGTGCCCGGTGGGCGAGGGCGAGAAGTTCGTCGAGGACGGCGACAACACCTATGGCGGGCGGGTGGTGACCAACCCGTCGGGCGGCCTGTTGTCCAAGGGCCATCCGCTGGGTGCCACCGGCCTGGCGCAGTGCTACGAGTTGACGCACCAGTTGCGCGGCACGGCCGACCAGCGGCAGGTTGATGGCGTGACGCTCGCGCTGCAGCACAACCTCGGTCTTGGCGGCGCCTGCGTGGTGACGCTGTACGGCCGGAACTGA
- a CDS encoding MaoC family dehydratase N-terminal domain-containing protein → MLDRNLIGHTLGKRSLTVEEGAVRAYAQAIGETDATCLDASAARDAGHRALRVPPTFLSCLEGRLFQTRALLELARIDLKRLLHAEQTYEYHAQAYAGDTLSYEPKIVDVYDKKGGTLEFLVKQTRVTNQDGVHIADLRTALVQRQLTEA, encoded by the coding sequence ATGCTCGACCGCAACCTCATCGGCCACACCCTCGGCAAGCGCAGCCTCACCGTCGAAGAAGGCGCCGTGCGCGCGTATGCACAGGCCATCGGCGAGACCGATGCGACCTGCCTCGACGCGTCCGCGGCGCGCGACGCCGGCCACCGCGCGCTGCGCGTGCCACCCACCTTCCTGTCGTGCCTGGAAGGCCGGCTGTTCCAGACGCGCGCGCTGCTGGAGCTGGCCCGCATCGACCTGAAGCGCCTGCTGCACGCGGAGCAGACCTATGAATACCACGCGCAGGCCTATGCCGGCGACACCCTCAGCTACGAACCCAAGATCGTCGATGTCTACGACAAGAAGGGCGGAACGCTGGAGTTTCTGGTGAAGCAGACGCGCGTGACCAACCAGGACGGCGTGCACATCGCCGACCTGCGCACGGCCCTTGTGCAACGCCAGCTCACGGAGGCATGA
- a CDS encoding MaoC family dehydratase produces MTTLALKDMQVGDSIPALQLPAISRTTLALYAGASGDHNPIHIDIDFARNAGLDDVFAHGMLSAAYVGRLVTNWAGQQRLRRLHVRFTGITQVHDVPLCTGRVTERFEHEGEPRLRVEVQCANQNGDVKILGEAVVAAL; encoded by the coding sequence ATGACGACTCTGGCACTGAAAGACATGCAGGTGGGCGACAGCATTCCCGCACTGCAGTTGCCCGCGATCTCCCGCACCACGCTGGCGTTGTATGCCGGCGCTTCGGGCGATCACAACCCGATTCACATCGACATCGACTTCGCCCGCAACGCCGGCCTGGACGACGTGTTCGCGCACGGCATGCTCTCGGCCGCCTACGTGGGGCGGCTGGTCACGAACTGGGCGGGGCAGCAGCGGCTGCGGCGCCTGCATGTGCGCTTCACCGGCATCACGCAGGTGCACGACGTGCCGCTGTGTACCGGCCGTGTGACCGAGCGCTTCGAACACGAAGGCGAGCCGCGCCTGCGCGTCGAAGTGCAGTGCGCCAACCAGAACGGCGACGTGAAGATCCTCGGCGAAGCCGTGGTGGCCGCCCTTTGA
- a CDS encoding SDR family NAD(P)-dependent oxidoreductase, whose product MNRKLEGKVAMVTGAGRGIGRCIALKFADEGAKVVVNDLDAGPADEVVAEIRAAGGQAVAFASSVTATDFGNNFVKATLDAYGAIDIIVNNAGYTWDNVIQKMSDEQWDAILDCHLKAPFQVLRAAQPYFREVSKAEAESGKEVFRKVVNISSISGTQGSTGQVNYSAAKAGLVGMTKTLAKEWGRMKVNVNCVAFGFIATRLTQPVKEAKTIQIEGKEIRIGVRPETIERASSEIPLGRPGTPEEAAGSVYMFCIPESNYVTGQTLICGGGRGGF is encoded by the coding sequence ATGAACAGAAAACTCGAAGGCAAAGTGGCCATGGTCACCGGCGCAGGACGCGGCATCGGCCGGTGCATCGCGCTGAAATTCGCTGATGAAGGCGCCAAGGTGGTGGTCAACGACCTCGATGCGGGACCGGCCGACGAGGTGGTGGCGGAGATCCGCGCCGCCGGCGGCCAGGCCGTCGCGTTTGCCAGCAGCGTGACCGCGACGGACTTCGGCAACAACTTCGTCAAGGCTACGCTCGACGCCTACGGTGCCATCGACATCATCGTCAACAACGCCGGCTACACCTGGGACAACGTGATCCAGAAGATGAGCGACGAGCAGTGGGACGCGATTCTCGATTGCCACCTGAAGGCGCCGTTCCAGGTGCTGCGCGCCGCACAGCCGTACTTCCGCGAGGTGAGCAAGGCCGAGGCCGAAAGCGGCAAGGAGGTGTTTCGCAAGGTGGTGAACATCTCCTCCATTTCCGGCACGCAAGGCAGCACGGGCCAGGTCAACTACTCGGCCGCCAAGGCGGGCCTGGTGGGCATGACCAAGACGCTGGCCAAGGAATGGGGCCGCATGAAGGTCAACGTGAACTGCGTGGCCTTCGGCTTCATCGCGACCCGGCTCACGCAGCCCGTGAAAGAAGCCAAGACGATCCAGATCGAGGGCAAGGAAATCCGCATCGGTGTGCGGCCCGAGACCATCGAGCGGGCGAGCAGCGAAATTCCGCTGGGCCGCCCTGGAACGCCGGAGGAAGCGGCGGGCTCGGTCTACATGTTCTGCATCCCGGAGTCGAACTACGTCACTGGCCAGACGCTGATCTGCGGCGGCGGGCGCGGCGGTTTCTAG
- a CDS encoding AMP-binding protein → MARLTRHYAHWPAGVPQTLEVADRNLFSHLAKSAEAAPDKAAISYYGRSTSYRSLHADVLALAGYLQQRLGVRRGDRVLLLMQNCPQFVIAYYAVLRCDAVVVAMNAMSTAQEVAYYASDSGARVLIATQDMMDRAQCLLDDNRLDGCVVGAACEFAGRPEEVPFLEIPEFVREARRPLTGTGLHAFSGALAAGIAPTPMQGGGSDLAVVAYTSGTTGKPKGAMLTHRNFAHASLQRVQWLSEQADQTELLVMPTSHLAGMNVMNLAIYVGRTVVLLSRWDGDAVVELIERLRLYAWCAVTPMLAEVFSRPDIAQRDLSSLRRLYGGATAMPEALIRKIEERLGLSFIESYGLTEACGASHINPPQAARRQCAGVPHINCDARVIDPDSGVELGPAHAGEIVIHGPTLFGGYWNQPEATAAATIEIDGKRFLRSGDIGHHDEDGYFYVTDRLKRMINAAGLKIWPAEIETSLYGHPAVQEACVISAFDARRGETVKAFVVLRPAARGTLAPDAVTEWARTRLSAYKVPRMVEFVDALPKTATGKILWRELQAQQDERDRAARAAASALA, encoded by the coding sequence ATGGCACGGTTGACCCGCCACTACGCACATTGGCCCGCCGGCGTTCCGCAGACGCTGGAAGTGGCCGATCGCAACCTGTTCAGCCACCTCGCGAAAAGCGCCGAGGCCGCGCCGGACAAGGCCGCCATCTCCTACTACGGACGCTCGACCAGCTACCGCAGCCTGCATGCGGATGTACTGGCGCTGGCCGGCTATCTGCAGCAGCGGCTGGGCGTGCGGCGCGGCGACCGGGTGCTGCTGCTGATGCAGAACTGCCCGCAGTTCGTCATTGCCTACTACGCGGTGCTGCGATGCGACGCCGTGGTGGTGGCAATGAACGCGATGAGCACCGCGCAGGAGGTTGCCTACTACGCCAGCGACTCCGGTGCGCGGGTGCTGATCGCAACGCAGGACATGATGGACAGGGCGCAGTGCCTGCTCGATGACAACCGCCTGGACGGTTGCGTGGTCGGCGCGGCCTGCGAGTTCGCCGGGCGGCCAGAGGAGGTGCCCTTTCTCGAAATTCCCGAGTTCGTGCGCGAGGCGCGGCGCCCCTTGACCGGCACCGGGCTGCACGCGTTCTCCGGCGCGCTTGCGGCCGGCATCGCGCCGACCCCGATGCAGGGCGGGGGCAGCGACCTCGCCGTGGTGGCCTACACCTCGGGCACCACCGGCAAGCCCAAGGGCGCGATGCTGACCCATCGCAACTTCGCCCATGCGTCGCTCCAGCGCGTGCAGTGGCTGTCGGAGCAGGCCGACCAGACCGAACTGCTCGTCATGCCGACCAGCCACCTGGCCGGCATGAACGTCATGAACCTGGCGATCTACGTCGGCCGCACCGTCGTGCTGCTGTCGCGCTGGGACGGCGATGCGGTGGTCGAGCTGATCGAGCGCCTGCGCCTGTACGCCTGGTGCGCCGTCACGCCGATGCTGGCCGAGGTGTTCTCGCGACCCGACATCGCGCAGCGCGACCTGTCTTCGCTGCGGCGCCTCTACGGCGGCGCCACGGCCATGCCCGAGGCACTGATCCGCAAGATCGAGGAACGGCTGGGGCTGTCCTTCATCGAAAGCTACGGTTTGACGGAGGCCTGCGGCGCCTCGCACATCAACCCGCCGCAGGCCGCGCGGCGCCAGTGCGCGGGCGTGCCGCACATCAACTGCGATGCCCGGGTGATCGATCCCGACTCGGGCGTGGAGCTGGGGCCCGCGCACGCCGGGGAAATCGTGATCCACGGCCCCACTTTGTTCGGGGGCTACTGGAACCAGCCGGAGGCGACGGCGGCGGCGACCATCGAGATCGACGGCAAGCGCTTCCTGCGCAGCGGCGACATCGGCCATCACGACGAGGACGGCTATTTCTATGTCACCGACCGGCTCAAGCGAATGATCAATGCCGCGGGCCTGAAGATCTGGCCGGCCGAGATCGAGACCTCGCTCTACGGCCATCCGGCCGTGCAGGAGGCCTGCGTGATCTCGGCCTTCGATGCGCGCCGCGGCGAGACCGTCAAGGCTTTCGTGGTGTTGCGCCCGGCCGCGCGCGGCACGCTGGCGCCGGACGCGGTGACGGAATGGGCGCGCACCCGCCTGTCGGCCTACAAGGTGCCGCGCATGGTGGAGTTCGTCGATGCCTTGCCCAAGACGGCAACGGGAAAGATCCTGTGGCGCGAGCTGCAGGCGCAGCAGGACGAGCGCGACCGCGCCGCGCGCGCTGCCGCGTCCGCGCTTGCGTGA
- a CDS encoding tripartite tricarboxylate transporter substrate binding protein: MKKTGVFALLGLALAMPALSLAQADEGYPSRAVRFIVPIGPGSSGDTLTRLMAEQFRAVSGQATFVENRPGADLVVGTQNLLGSPPDGHSVVLISNSTMVINPLVIKDLPYKVEDLAPMLDLVRIPAVLVTSPDSRFKTLGDLLDAARKVPGSVSIGVYGNSYRLGALDLARRAGVKFNAIPYKGASQAIADVIGGVADAALIDVGGAAPLIASGKVRGLAVSSGKRHPLMPAVPTAQEGGVADYTLFTFIGFAIRARTPAPIAGKFEALMVRAAADPAFREQVVRISGGEFAGTGREAFNTLIASESARTRELVRLAGPDFMQ; encoded by the coding sequence ATGAAGAAGACCGGTGTATTCGCGTTGCTGGGCCTGGCCCTGGCCATGCCCGCACTCTCGCTGGCCCAGGCCGACGAGGGCTATCCGTCCCGCGCGGTGCGCTTCATCGTGCCCATCGGGCCCGGCAGCAGCGGCGACACGCTCACGCGGCTGATGGCGGAGCAGTTCAGGGCGGTCTCGGGGCAGGCGACCTTCGTCGAGAACCGGCCCGGCGCCGATCTTGTCGTCGGCACTCAGAACCTGCTGGGGTCGCCGCCGGACGGCCATTCGGTGGTGCTCATCAGCAACAGCACCATGGTGATCAATCCGTTGGTCATCAAGGACCTGCCCTACAAGGTGGAAGACCTCGCGCCGATGCTCGACCTGGTGCGCATTCCGGCCGTGCTGGTGACGTCGCCCGACTCGCGGTTCAAGACGCTGGGCGATCTGCTCGATGCGGCACGCAAGGTGCCCGGGTCGGTCAGCATCGGTGTCTACGGCAACTCGTACCGGTTGGGCGCGTTGGATCTGGCACGCCGCGCGGGCGTGAAGTTCAACGCCATTCCCTACAAGGGCGCTTCGCAGGCCATCGCCGACGTGATCGGCGGGGTGGCCGATGCGGCGCTGATCGACGTTGGCGGCGCGGCGCCGCTGATCGCTTCGGGCAAGGTGCGGGGACTGGCCGTGTCGTCGGGCAAGCGCCATCCGTTGATGCCGGCGGTGCCCACTGCGCAGGAGGGCGGCGTGGCCGACTACACGCTCTTCACCTTCATCGGCTTTGCGATCCGCGCCCGGACGCCGGCGCCGATTGCCGGCAAGTTCGAGGCGCTGATGGTGCGCGCGGCCGCCGATCCGGCGTTCCGCGAGCAGGTGGTGCGCATCAGCGGCGGGGAGTTTGCCGGCACGGGCCGGGAGGCGTTCAACACACTGATCGCCAGCGAGTCGGCGCGCACGCGCGAACTGGTCAGGCTCGCCGGGCCGGATTTCATGCAGTGA
- a CDS encoding MaoC family dehydratase, whose product MKTLNFDALEPGDTLPPLALAPITRTTLALFAGASNDHNPMHIDLDFARRGGMPDVFAQGMLSMAYLGRLLTQWVDQRKVRQFNARFAGITHLGNEITCTGEVVEKFEADGEERVKVEIRTTNQDGEVKILGDAIIAR is encoded by the coding sequence ATGAAGACACTGAATTTCGACGCCCTCGAACCTGGCGACACCCTGCCGCCGCTGGCACTCGCCCCGATCACCCGGACGACCCTGGCGCTTTTCGCCGGTGCATCGAACGACCACAACCCGATGCACATCGACCTCGACTTCGCGCGCCGTGGCGGCATGCCCGACGTGTTCGCGCAAGGCATGCTGTCGATGGCCTACCTGGGCCGGCTGCTGACGCAGTGGGTCGACCAGCGCAAGGTGCGCCAGTTCAACGCGCGCTTCGCCGGCATCACGCACCTGGGCAACGAGATCACCTGCACGGGAGAGGTCGTCGAAAAGTTCGAAGCCGACGGCGAGGAGCGTGTGAAGGTGGAGATCCGCACCACCAACCAGGACGGCGAGGTGAAGATCCTGGGCGACGCGATCATCGCGCGCTGA
- a CDS encoding MaoC family dehydratase N-terminal domain-containing protein has translation MIDKNIIGMAFPPFAITAEAGQLRFFAKAIGETDPVYFDESAARDAGHPTLPLPPTFLFSLELARPPSNWREEAGIELARVLHGEQSFTYRRMAHAGDTLHFDSRVTDVYDKKGGALEFVVMETRVTNQRSEHVADIRKVLVHRNG, from the coding sequence GTGATCGACAAGAACATCATCGGCATGGCGTTCCCGCCTTTCGCCATCACCGCCGAAGCCGGGCAACTGCGCTTCTTCGCCAAGGCCATCGGCGAGACCGATCCGGTCTACTTCGACGAGTCCGCCGCGCGCGACGCCGGCCACCCCACGTTGCCGCTGCCGCCCACCTTCCTGTTCTCGCTGGAGCTTGCGCGTCCGCCGAGCAACTGGCGCGAAGAAGCCGGCATCGAGCTGGCGCGCGTGCTGCATGGCGAGCAGTCCTTCACCTACCGGCGCATGGCCCATGCGGGCGACACGCTGCACTTCGACAGCCGGGTCACCGACGTCTACGACAAGAAAGGCGGCGCGCTCGAATTCGTCGTCATGGAAACCCGCGTTACCAACCAGCGCTCGGAACACGTGGCCGACATCCGCAAGGTGCTGGTGCACCGCAATGGCTGA
- a CDS encoding acyl-CoA dehydrogenase family protein — translation MQVERSVYREDHETFRTTVRRFLERECVPHQAEWDRDGQVSREVWLKAGREGLLCTTLPTEYGGGGGDFGHAAIIAEEIAHAGVGGLSIGLHSDIVAPYINRLGTEAQKQKWLPGICRGEQILAVAITEPGGGSDVKSLRTTAVRDGDHYIINGSKTFISNGFLSNLVVVVCKTDPAAGAKGVSLVVVETDRPGFRRGRKLDKVGMHAQDTAELFFDDIRVPVLNRLGEEGKGFAYLMQELPQERFMIAISAATKLERLLQQTLEYVKDRRAFNQTVWDFQNTKFKLADIKAQSVALRTMVDYYLAAHMSRRLTVEEAAIAKLFATETLWKCIDDMVQLHGGYGYMLEYPIARAFVDMRVSRIYGGTSEVMRDLISRKL, via the coding sequence ATGCAAGTCGAACGCAGCGTCTATCGTGAGGACCACGAGACATTCCGCACCACGGTGCGCCGTTTTCTGGAACGCGAGTGCGTACCGCACCAGGCCGAATGGGACCGCGACGGCCAGGTCAGCCGCGAGGTCTGGCTCAAGGCCGGCCGCGAAGGCCTGTTGTGCACCACGCTGCCGACCGAGTACGGCGGCGGTGGCGGTGACTTCGGCCACGCGGCCATCATTGCCGAGGAGATCGCGCACGCCGGCGTCGGCGGCCTGTCGATCGGGCTGCACTCGGACATCGTGGCGCCCTACATCAACCGCCTGGGCACCGAGGCGCAGAAACAGAAGTGGCTGCCGGGCATCTGCCGCGGCGAACAGATCCTGGCGGTGGCCATCACCGAACCGGGCGGTGGCTCGGACGTGAAGTCGCTGCGCACCACCGCAGTCCGTGACGGCGACCACTACATCATCAACGGCAGCAAGACCTTCATCAGCAACGGCTTTCTCAGCAACCTGGTGGTCGTGGTGTGCAAGACCGACCCTGCCGCTGGCGCCAAGGGGGTGAGCCTGGTCGTGGTCGAGACGGACCGCCCGGGCTTTCGCCGCGGCCGCAAGCTCGACAAGGTCGGCATGCACGCCCAGGACACGGCCGAACTGTTCTTCGACGACATCCGCGTGCCGGTGCTCAACCGGCTGGGCGAAGAAGGCAAGGGCTTCGCCTACCTGATGCAGGAACTGCCGCAGGAGCGCTTCATGATCGCCATCAGCGCCGCAACCAAGCTCGAGCGGCTGCTCCAGCAGACCCTCGAATACGTGAAGGACCGGCGCGCCTTCAACCAGACCGTGTGGGACTTCCAGAACACCAAGTTCAAGCTGGCCGACATCAAGGCCCAGTCGGTGGCGCTGCGCACGATGGTCGACTACTACCTCGCGGCGCACATGAGCCGACGCCTGACGGTGGAAGAAGCCGCCATCGCCAAGCTGTTCGCCACCGAGACGCTGTGGAAGTGCATCGACGACATGGTGCAACTGCACGGCGGCTACGGCTACATGCTGGAGTACCCCATCGCACGCGCCTTCGTCGACATGCGCGTCAGCCGGATCTACGGCGGCACCAGCGAAGTGATGCGCGACCTGATCTCGCGCAAGCTGTAG